In Desulfomonile tiedjei, the DNA window TTCTTCCTCCCCATAGCTTGAAGGAGGGTGAGACAGTTTTTTTGCCCGCCCAAGCTCTTTTGTGCGCGGACTCGGATTCCTGGAACCAATCTGCAGGCTCCCGTGGAAAGCGTACTGAAGAGAAAGTGACGAAAAAGCAAGCCTGCTCGATCTTAGCAGACGTGATGCGAGGCCAACGTGACCCCATCGTGCCTTCGCTGAAGTTCCCGGTACCGAGCGGGATCCTCAGTTCTCCATTCGGTCACCGTTGGGGCCGGTTCCACCAGGGATTGGACATTGCCGCTCCTGTGGGGAGGCCGGTTCTGGCGTGTGCGGACGGCCGAGTGGTCTTCACGGGGACGCGCAAACGGTTCAGGCGATACGGCAATACTGTGCTAATTGATCATGGGAAAGGCGTTTACACGTACTACGCGCACCTGAGCGACATTTTGGTCAAGAAGAATCAAAAAGTGCGTCAGGGTCACAAGATCGCCTTGGTCGGAGAAACAGGCCGAGCCACCGGGCCTCACCTGCATTTGGAGGTTCGGGTGGCCAACAAGATGTACAACCCACTTGCCTATTTTGCACCTGCCGAACTTTCTCGAACGCGTTTCGCCAAGAATTTTTCCGGTTCCCCAATGGGGCCGGTGCGTGCCCGATGGCGTATTCCGGACTTGCTGACGGCCAAACGCTGACTTAGCACTGCCTGCTGTTTTATAGACTGTAAAGAATTCT includes these proteins:
- a CDS encoding peptidoglycan DD-metalloendopeptidase family protein; the protein is MDHKCKWLMALLLPLVASCSSPLGIVKKNPELKQESQQAASSTDKAPAIATKEDGAFHIVGPGETLRHICDVYGLDLDKVAKINKILPPHSLKEGETVFLPAQALLCADSDSWNQSAGSRGKRTEEKVTKKQACSILADVMRGQRDPIVPSLKFPVPSGILSSPFGHRWGRFHQGLDIAAPVGRPVLACADGRVVFTGTRKRFRRYGNTVLIDHGKGVYTYYAHLSDILVKKNQKVRQGHKIALVGETGRATGPHLHLEVRVANKMYNPLAYFAPAELSRTRFAKNFSGSPMGPVRARWRIPDLLTAKR